Proteins encoded in a region of the Zea mays cultivar B73 chromosome 4, Zm-B73-REFERENCE-NAM-5.0, whole genome shotgun sequence genome:
- the LOC541689 gene encoding probable tyrosine-protein phosphatase, with amino-acid sequence MKLDVPARQQSSQDAEQSGKTVAAAVLGTEAWSHPELPLLLRDASTDDALVPPLNFAMVDDGIFRSGLPDAANFRFLLSLNLRSIVYLCPEPYAEENARFLRTNGIRLHQFAVEGSKSGPTVLDTMSAQEPFVHIPEETIREALKVVLDVRNQPVLIHCKRGKHRTGCVVGCLRKLQKWCLSSVFDEYLHFAAAKARTTDQRFMELFDASSLMHLTAASQY; translated from the exons ATGAAGCTGGATGTCCCGGCGAGGCAGCAGAGCAGCCAGGACGCAGAGCAGAGCGGCAAGACAGTGGCCGCGGCCGTCCTCGGCACTGAGGCGTGGAGCCACCCGGAGCTCCCTCTCCTCCTCCGCGACGCCAGCACCGACGACGCCCTGGTGCCGCCGCTCAACTTCGCCATGGTCGACGACGGCATCTTCCGCTCGGGCCTCCCGGACGCCGCCAACTTCCGCTTCCTGCTCTCCCTCAACCTGCGCTCCATCGT GTACCTGTGCCCGGAGCCGTACGCGGAGGAGAACGCGCGGTTCCTGCGCACGAACGGGATCCGGCTTCACCAGTTCGCCGTCGAAGGGAGCAAG AGTGGTCCGACAGTGCTGGATACCATGTCGGCGCAGGAACCATTCGTCCACATCCCCGAAGAAACGATCCGGGAGGCGCTCAAAGTTGTCCTTG ACGTGAGAAACCAGCCGGTCCTCATCCACTGCAAGAGAGGCAAG CACCGGACTGGCTGCGTCGTCGGATGCCTGaggaagctgcagaagtggtgcCTGTCCTCCGTGTTCGACGAGTACCTGCACTTCGCGGCGGCGAAGGCGAGGACCACCGACCAGAGGTTCATGGAGCTGTTCGACGCGTCGAGCCTGATGCACCTGACGGCGGCCTCGCAGTACTGA
- the LOC542137 gene encoding ACC oxidase20, with protein sequence MAATVSFPVVNMEKLETEERDTAMAVIRDACENWGFFELLNHGISHELMDEVERLTKAHYATFREAKFQEFAARTLAAAGDEGADVSDVDWESTFFVRHLPASNLADLPDVDDHYRQVMKQFASEVQKLSEKVLDLLCENLGLEPGYLKAAFAGSDGGPTFGTKVSAYPPCPRPDLVAGLRAHTDAGGLILLLQDDQVSGLQLLRGGDGGEWVDVPPLRHAIVANVGDQLEVVTNGRYKSAVHRVLARPDGNRMSVASFYNPGADAVIFPAPALVGEEERAEKKATTYPRFVFEDYMNLYARHKFEAKEPRFEAMKSSAIATA encoded by the exons ATGGCAGCCACGGTGTCCTTCCCGGTGGTGAACATGGAGAAGCTGGAGACCGAGGAGAGGGACACGGCCATGGCGGTCATCCGCGACGCCTGCGAGAACTGGGGCTTCTTCGAG CTGCTGAACCATGGCATCTCGCACGAGCTGATGGACGAGGTGGAGCGGCTGACCAAGGCGCACTACGCCACCTTCCGGGAGGCCAAGTTCCAGGAGTTCGCGGCGCGGACGCTGGCCGCGGCCGGCGACGAGGGCGCCGACGTCAGCGACGTGGACTGGGAGAGCACCTTCTTCGTCCGCCACCTCCCGGCCTCCAACCTCGCCGACCTCCCCGACGTCGACGACCACTACCG GCAAGTGATGAAGCAGTTCGCATCGGAGGTGCAGAAGCTGTCGGAGAAGGTGCTGGACCTGCTGTGCGAGAACCTGGGCCTGGAGCCCGGGTACCTGAAGGCGGCCTTCGCGGGGTCGGACGGCGGCCCGACGTTCGGCACCAAGGTGAGCGCGTACCCGCCGTGCCCGCGCCCGGACCTGGTGGCCGGCCTGCGCGCGCACACCGACGCCGGCGGCCTCATCCTGCTGCTCCAGGACGACCAGGTGAGCGGGCTGCAGCTGCTCAGGGGCGGCGACGGCGGGGAGTGGGTGGACGTGCCGCCGCTGCGCCACGCCATCGTCGCCAACGTCGGCGACCAGCTGGAGGTGGTCACCAACGGGCGGTACAAGAGCGCGGTGCACCGCGTGCTCGCCCGCCCCGACGGCAACCGCATGTCCGTCGCGTCCTTCTACAACCCGGGCGCCGACGCCGTCATCTTCCCGGCCCCCGCGCTCGTCGGCGAGGAGGAGCGAGCCGAGAAGAAGGCCACCACGTACCCGAGGTTCGTGTTCGAGGACTACATGAACCTGTACGCGCGCCACAAGTTCGAGGCCAAGGAGCCCCGGTTCGAGGCCATGAAGTCGTCGGCCATCGCCACCGCGTGA